Within the Fischerella sp. PCC 9605 genome, the region CTCGCACAAACTACAGAAACACCAGTCCGAGAAAAAGGCCCTTTCCAACGTTTGGGGCTAACAGATGCACAAAAAAACCAAATGGAAGAGATTCGCCGCAATACCCGCGCTGAAATTGATCGGATTCTCACCCCAGAACAGCGTCAACAGCTAGAAACTGCCAGGCAAAATCGTCAAGGAAAGCGTCAAGTTTGGCGGAATTTAAATTTGACTGAAGAACAGAGAACCCAAATGCAGCAAATCATGCAGTCTAAGAGATCTCAAATGGAAGCAGTTCTGACTCCCGAACAAAAGCAGCAACTACAAGAGTTCCGGGATAATATGCGTTCGCGTCGTCAAAAATTTAATCGTTCCAATCGTTAATAATCTAAAACGATTGATTGAATTGAGGTCATATAAATTACAAATAGGAATGGGTACGGGGTTGGTAATACTTAGTATTGGGTTTTTCCTAGTCCCCCTTCGGGTAATCTACGAGAACCCGCCCACAAGGGGCGTCTACGCCACTTTCCCATCTGGCACCAAGCCAAGACGGGAAGTGGAGTGGTCTCACCAGTCCCAAGTCCCTGGTACCCAATACCAAAATTTGTCTGTGGGTAAAGCAAAATTCCATAATTTTTATGCGTAAAAACCCAATCCCCAATCCCTAATCCCCAGTCCCTTTTACGTGTCCATTCCTAATTCTTAGATTTCTTGCAGAAGATGGGTAAAGGATAAAGGGGAACGGTAAACAATCAGGGAAAAGAGTAAGGAAATTTCTTCTACCTTTGCTCTAAGCTTTAGCTAAATTACTTCCCCTTTAATCTTTAACCCTTTCCTACTTCACAGCAAAATAAATAGGATTGGTGAATCCAGTCGGGGTAATATTTTTGACGATATTCCTCAGTAATCGCGGAGTATATTCATCACTTTCTCGGACGTGGTATGGGGCAATGAGTTTTTATAATAGTGGAACAAACGGGAGAAATCCGCGAGGCAATAAATGAAGCTCAGAAATTTATCACTAATAGCGGGAGCGATCGCTCTTAGTTTATCTGTAATCCCACAACGTTCTGTCCAAGCAGAAATTGCCCCTAAAGCAACACTGCAACTCGCACAAAACCAGCAGCAACCGCAACCTCAACCACCACGTATAGAATTAACCGATCAACAAAAAACCCAATTGCAACAAATTAATGCCAAAGTCCGCTCCCAAGTTGAGCAGGTTTTGACACCAAAGCAACGGGAGCAAATTAAGACTGCCATGCAAACAGGTCAGCCTCCCCAACAGGCTTTTGCTGCTTTAAATTTTACCCCACAACAAAAATCCCAATTGCAGCAAATTTTCGTGTCTATGCGACAGCAGCAGGAAGCAGTTTTGACTCCTCAACAAAAGCAACAACTAGACCAATATCGGCAGAATTTGCAGCGTCAGCGGCAACCGCAACAGCAACCAAAATAGTCATCTACTCTAGCTAAAAGTATGGTGGGCTCCTAGCCCACTTTATCCTAAAATCAACCTACAATGCAGGCATTCACCACTTCACCTAATCCTACTGTTCGTATTCAAAAGTTTTTAGATTTAGTCGATCGCGTAACAGAAAAACAAGGTCTAAACGTCACTCAAATTGTAGATATACAGAAATTACGTTCCCTTCCGATTGGTACTTTTGGCAGAACTTGGGCTGATTTCCTCGATGAAAATAATTTAACACCCTTCACTACGGGTCCCCGTCGCAAACAACTCCACGATGGCGTTCACGTCCTCACGGAATACAGCACAGATTATTTGGGTGAAGCAGAAGTACAAGCATTTTTACTAGGAGCAAAATTTAGGTTAGTTAACCTGCTGCTGGGTTTAGGACTGTTGCGAATGATGAGCAGACAAATGCAGGATCGGCAACAGTTAGATTGGGAGAGGCTATGGCAAGCATACCAACGTGGATCTAAGTCCCACTTTGATCCGGATACTTGGCAACCAGAGTTACTTTGGCACTTGCCTTTGAAAGATGTGCAAGCAATTTTTGCAATTTACTAAATCAGGTAAAAGTTAAAAAATAAGCAAACAATGCTTTTTACGAATAACTCAATTTCTGAATTGACAAAGGCAGAATATAGGGGTTTCAATACCCTAAATTTATTGATGGGTATTTTATTTTTATATCGTGTTTACTTGAACAATTATAGTGTCGCTTAGGCTGGTAATTGGTAATAGGTCAATACGGTTCAGTTAGTGATGTTTATTCCTCAGATATCCCCCAACCTAGCTTTTCAAGGGGGCAATACCTATTAATTTCCCCCCTTTTTAAGGGGGGTTAGGGGGGATCTAACCTTAACTGAACTGTATTGGATTATAGGTAATTGGTGATTAGTGATTATTATTTTTATTTGCCATTAGCCATCACCTATCTATATTTTATTGGTTATTTACCTGACATGATATTACTTGTTATTTTTGACAGCTTGGACAGTTATCAACATCATATATGCTATACCTTCACTATGGGTTCAATGTAAAATTTCATCGTGATTTCATCATTATCTGTTAATCTAGAATGTTAGTTACTCAATATATTCCTTGCAAGCAGTCTAATTCACTGACTGTAGTAATCATTCAGAACGCTAATAGATTTCTTCCTCATAATTTACTCCCGTATATTGCAAGGAGTATACTGAGTTTTTCTTTTCAAGGCTAAGATTTAAACAGAGAAATAAGTTCATCTCAATTTTTGGCTACTTGCGAGTTGTGAACATGAGAATTTTGCTAGTGGAAGATGAACCTGATTTAGGCGCAGCAATAAAGCGAGTTCTTAGCCAAGAAAAGTATGTTGTTGACTGGGTTGTAGATGGTAATGAGGCATGGCTGTATTTAGAGAATAAGTGGACACAATATACGCTGGCTATCTTTGACTGGTTGCTCCCGGGATTATCAGGAGTGGAACTGTGTCGAAGATTGCGAATTCAGAAAAATCATCTACCAATATTGATGCTGACAGCTAAGGATGGGATGGAAGATAAGGTAACTGGGCTAGATGCAGGTGCAGATGATTATTTAGTCAAGCCCTTTGGAATGGCAGAGTTACTGGCACGGTTACGGGCTTTACAAAGGCGATCGCCCCAAATTCAACCGGAAAAGTTACAAGTTGCGAACCTCTCTCTTGACTACGGTAGCCGCACTGTCTCGTTCCAACAACCAGAGGGCAACAAGCAAGTAATTCCTTTGACTAACAAAGAATTTCAGCTTCTAGAGTATTTCATGCGACATCCCAATCAAATTCTCACAAGTGAGCAACTGCGAAATCAGCTTTGGGAAGTGAGTGCAGATACCGCCAGCAATGTAGTAGCAGCGCAAATGCGGTTGTTGAGAAGACAACTAGCAAAAGTAGATAGTGCTCATTTAATTGAAACCATTTATGGTACTGGCTATCGCCTCAATACCAGCGATGAACCAAAATAAGCTGTTTTCTCAGACTCGTTTGCGACTAGCTAGCTGGTATGCTCTGGTCATGGGTTTTATTCTCAGTTTGTGTGGTTGGGGGGTATACCAAGCAATTGTTCACGCCCACTGGGAAACTTTAGACCGAGAATTGAAAACGGTTGCAGGCACTCTCCACGACACTATAGAAAACGAACTAAAGCAACCAGGACGCTTAGAACCAAAGGCGCAAGCACTCTTACCAAAACGCGAAGACAAACATCATATCTTAGGAGCGATTTACCAAGGTAACTACTACATTCGGCTGTTAGACAATTCTGGACGAGTAGTAGCTATGGCAGGTTTTGAACCTGTGGGATTACCCGTTACGCGGCCTGAAGCAACTTGGCAAAGCCTCAGAGATGCTAAAGGGAATCACTATCATCAAATATCCCTATCTCTGCATACTCAAAATAATTTGTCTTGGGGATATATGCAAATGGGGCGGAGTCTCCAAGATGTGGAAACATACCTAACAAATGTGAAGTTAATTTTGTTGTTGGGATTGCCACTGGCTATGGTTTTGGTTGGGGGCGCGAGTTGGTGGTTATCTGGGTTAGCAATGCAACCTATCTACATTTCATACAAGCAGATCGAGCAGTTTACCGCCGATGCAGCCCATGAGTTACGAACACCTTTGGCAGCAACTCAGGCCACGGTAGAATCAGCATTATTCATGCAACACCTGGATGAAAAAGAGGCGAAGGACATCTTAGCAACAGTACAGCGCCAAACGCAACGACTGACACAATTGGTGGCTGATTTGCTGCTGCTATCTCGAATGGATAGAAAAACAGCACCATTACGACGCGTTCGCTGTAACCTCAATGACATTGTCAACGATCTAGTTGAAGAATTAGCACCACTGGCAGTAGCAGCCAAAGTCAAGCTCACATCTAAGATACGAGTACAACAGCCACTGACAGTTGTCGTTGATGAAGACCAGATTTATCGGCTGATTTCTAACTTGATTATGAATGGTATTCAATATACACCAGCCAATGGGGAAGTGACTGTTGCCTTAGAACGCAGTACTCATCAAGCTGCGATCGCAGTTAAAGATACAGGCATTGGCATTGCTGCAAACGAGCAAAAGCGAATCTTTGACCGATTTTATCGCGTGAATAGCGATCGCTCTCGTAGCACTGGTGGAGCAGGTTTAGGATTAGCGATCGCTCAAGCTATTGTGCAGGCACACGGAGGTTATATCCAGGTACAAAGCGAACTGGGTAAAGGTAGCACCTTTATCGTGCGATTGCCTCTAGAAGCTTCGTAGTTTAGCGAACTAGTACCGCTACCTTAGAAGTCAAAAGTTCTTTTGTTCTAACCACTTGTGATAAATCTAACTTGTGGTAAATCTAATAGTAAAATGCTTTGACTTTGCGGTAC harbors:
- a CDS encoding Spy/CpxP family protein refolding chaperone → MKLSKLFLIAGAAALSLTAIPFAVKAETTSSSSLILAQTTETPVREKGPFQRLGLTDAQKNQMEEIRRNTRAEIDRILTPEQRQQLETARQNRQGKRQVWRNLNLTEEQRTQMQQIMQSKRSQMEAVLTPEQKQQLQEFRDNMRSRRQKFNRSNR
- a CDS encoding Coq4 family protein produces the protein MQAFTTSPNPTVRIQKFLDLVDRVTEKQGLNVTQIVDIQKLRSLPIGTFGRTWADFLDENNLTPFTTGPRRKQLHDGVHVLTEYSTDYLGEAEVQAFLLGAKFRLVNLLLGLGLLRMMSRQMQDRQQLDWERLWQAYQRGSKSHFDPDTWQPELLWHLPLKDVQAIFAIY
- the rppA gene encoding two-component system response regulator RppA — its product is MRILLVEDEPDLGAAIKRVLSQEKYVVDWVVDGNEAWLYLENKWTQYTLAIFDWLLPGLSGVELCRRLRIQKNHLPILMLTAKDGMEDKVTGLDAGADDYLVKPFGMAELLARLRALQRRSPQIQPEKLQVANLSLDYGSRTVSFQQPEGNKQVIPLTNKEFQLLEYFMRHPNQILTSEQLRNQLWEVSADTASNVVAAQMRLLRRQLAKVDSAHLIETIYGTGYRLNTSDEPK
- the rppB gene encoding two-component system sensor histidine kinase RppB, encoding MNQNKLFSQTRLRLASWYALVMGFILSLCGWGVYQAIVHAHWETLDRELKTVAGTLHDTIENELKQPGRLEPKAQALLPKREDKHHILGAIYQGNYYIRLLDNSGRVVAMAGFEPVGLPVTRPEATWQSLRDAKGNHYHQISLSLHTQNNLSWGYMQMGRSLQDVETYLTNVKLILLLGLPLAMVLVGGASWWLSGLAMQPIYISYKQIEQFTADAAHELRTPLAATQATVESALFMQHLDEKEAKDILATVQRQTQRLTQLVADLLLLSRMDRKTAPLRRVRCNLNDIVNDLVEELAPLAVAAKVKLTSKIRVQQPLTVVVDEDQIYRLISNLIMNGIQYTPANGEVTVALERSTHQAAIAVKDTGIGIAANEQKRIFDRFYRVNSDRSRSTGGAGLGLAIAQAIVQAHGGYIQVQSELGKGSTFIVRLPLEAS